In Paenibacillus guangzhouensis, a single window of DNA contains:
- a CDS encoding methyl-accepting chemotaxis protein, with the protein MNLRLIEGTGSEVTLAFDKKVKELTTLQQNLLDEGYKTTFAKIQSIKTWVLGLGALAILIGIGIAINLGRVISRPVVTISNAAKEIASGNLTIPEITVKNNDEIGELAASFNLMSRNLRDLINQVGSNAEYLAASAEKLTASAEETSLVTEQITSSMQGVASGVDVQFKTIEESSSSINEMAIGAREISKNTLIVSDKAMEAHDKASGGVDAIQTVIGQMNSIHHTVSELAVLISKLGERSTEIGQIVSVMTEIAASTNLLALNASIEAARAGEHGRGFTVVVAEIRKLAEQSSLSAQQVSTLITSIQDETEQAIHSMDKATKEVAAGIEVVNTAGDSFEYIQYSVNVVSLQIQEITSSVQQMAAGADQLVHSMKFITEVSENTASSSQEVAASAEEQDATMREISASANDLSRMADQLQTVVGRFTL; encoded by the coding sequence ATGAATCTAAGGTTAATTGAAGGTACTGGAAGTGAAGTTACACTTGCATTTGATAAAAAAGTGAAGGAGCTTACTACATTACAGCAAAATTTACTCGATGAAGGATACAAGACAACGTTTGCTAAAATTCAGTCCATAAAAACTTGGGTGCTTGGATTGGGAGCTCTAGCAATACTGATTGGGATAGGAATTGCAATTAATCTAGGTCGAGTCATCAGCAGACCCGTTGTGACGATCTCAAATGCCGCGAAGGAAATTGCATCTGGAAACCTAACAATACCGGAAATTACCGTGAAGAATAATGATGAGATCGGCGAATTAGCCGCTTCGTTCAATCTGATGTCCCGTAACCTACGTGATTTAATCAATCAAGTCGGTTCAAACGCAGAATATCTAGCAGCTTCAGCAGAAAAACTTACAGCAAGCGCAGAGGAGACATCACTGGTGACGGAACAGATTACTTCTTCAATGCAAGGTGTTGCGTCTGGCGTAGATGTACAATTTAAAACGATTGAAGAATCCTCTAGCTCTATAAACGAAATGGCTATAGGCGCTCGTGAAATTTCTAAGAATACCCTTATTGTGTCGGACAAGGCAATGGAAGCCCACGACAAAGCGTCAGGAGGAGTTGACGCAATTCAGACTGTTATTGGGCAAATGAATTCGATTCATCATACGGTAAGTGAACTAGCAGTTCTTATATCAAAACTAGGTGAACGTTCAACTGAAATTGGTCAAATCGTAAGTGTTATGACAGAAATCGCTGCTTCAACGAACCTATTGGCTTTAAATGCTTCAATCGAAGCAGCAAGAGCCGGTGAACATGGGCGTGGGTTTACCGTTGTTGTCGCAGAGATTCGGAAATTAGCTGAACAGTCGTCCTTATCTGCGCAACAAGTGTCAACACTAATCACATCGATTCAAGATGAAACTGAGCAGGCGATTCATTCCATGGATAAAGCAACCAAAGAAGTTGCTGCAGGGATAGAAGTTGTTAATACCGCTGGGGATTCTTTCGAGTACATACAATATTCGGTTAATGTAGTCTCCTTGCAAATCCAAGAAATAACATCTTCGGTGCAACAGATGGCGGCTGGTGCGGATCAACTGGTTCACTCGATGAAATTTATAACGGAAGTGTCGGAAAATACAGCATCTAGTTCACAGGAAGTAGCAGCTTCGGCAGAAGAACAAGATGCGACCATGAGGGAGATTTCCGCCTCCGCGAATGATTTGTCTCGAATGGCTGACCAACTTCAGACAGTCGTAGGAAGATTTACGTTGTAG
- a CDS encoding Lsa family ABC-F type ribosomal protection protein has translation MSLIKVTNLTFAYDGSYDNIFEHVSLQIDTNWKLGFTGRNGRGKTTFLNLLLGNYEYSGTISSNVSFEYFPYHVEHKENLTFEVIDGIFPDYEHWQLMREFSLLKLSEDVLYRPFDSLSNGEQTKVMLAVLFLRENSFLLIDEPTNHLDLHARKLVSEYLNGKSGYILVSHDRAFLDNCVDHIISINKTNIEIQKGNFSDWWEMKQRQDNFELAENDKLRKDIKRLSEAAKRTSSWSHEVEKTKNGTRNSGSKVDKGYIGHKAAKMMKRSKSIEHRQQSAIEERSQLLKNVDNSESLKISQMTYHKHQLVELDHVSIHYGEKNVCRDISFTVEQGDRIVLSGPNGSGKSSLLKLICGEEIPYSGVFRKGSQLKISYVSQDTSQLQGNLTEFARSSGIDESLFKAILRKLDFSRLQFEKDIASFSGGQKKKVLIAKSLCEQAHLHVWDEPLNFIDVISRMQIEELLLEHSPTILFVEHDSEFCKHIATKIVELNV, from the coding sequence ATGTCATTGATCAAGGTAACAAATTTGACGTTTGCCTATGACGGCAGTTACGACAACATATTTGAACATGTAAGTTTACAGATCGATACGAACTGGAAATTGGGCTTTACGGGGCGGAATGGCCGGGGCAAAACGACGTTTCTAAATCTGCTGCTCGGCAATTACGAATACAGTGGAACGATTTCTTCTAACGTCAGTTTCGAGTACTTTCCGTACCATGTCGAACACAAGGAGAACCTTACATTCGAGGTAATCGACGGCATCTTTCCGGACTACGAGCATTGGCAACTTATGCGCGAGTTTTCGCTGCTGAAGTTGTCAGAAGATGTGTTGTACCGACCGTTCGACTCGTTGTCCAACGGTGAACAGACGAAGGTGATGCTGGCGGTCCTGTTTTTGAGGGAAAACAGCTTTTTGCTTATCGACGAACCGACAAATCATCTGGATCTGCATGCTCGAAAGCTGGTAAGTGAGTATTTGAACGGCAAGAGCGGGTATATTTTGGTGTCACACGATCGGGCGTTTCTCGACAATTGTGTGGATCACATTATATCGATCAATAAGACCAATATCGAAATCCAGAAAGGAAATTTTTCAGACTGGTGGGAGATGAAACAGCGACAGGACAATTTCGAACTGGCTGAGAATGATAAGCTGAGGAAGGACATTAAGCGGTTGTCCGAAGCGGCCAAGCGAACGAGCAGCTGGTCGCACGAAGTAGAAAAAACGAAAAACGGTACCCGTAACTCCGGCTCCAAGGTCGATAAAGGGTACATTGGTCATAAAGCTGCCAAAATGATGAAGCGGTCCAAGTCGATCGAGCATAGACAGCAATCTGCCATAGAGGAGAGATCCCAGCTTCTGAAAAATGTCGACAACTCGGAAAGCCTGAAAATCTCGCAAATGACTTATCATAAACACCAATTGGTCGAGCTTGACCACGTTTCTATTCATTATGGCGAGAAGAACGTTTGCCGCGACATCAGCTTTACGGTTGAGCAAGGGGACCGCATTGTGCTCTCCGGTCCGAACGGCTCAGGCAAATCCAGTCTGCTCAAACTAATTTGCGGCGAGGAAATACCATATTCCGGCGTGTTTCGGAAAGGGAGTCAGTTGAAGATTTCCTACGTGTCACAAGATACTTCGCAGTTGCAGGGCAATTTGACGGAATTCGCCAGATCCAGTGGGATTGATGAAAGTTTGTTTAAAGCGATTTTGAGAAAACTCGATTTTTCACGATTGCAATTTGAAAAGGACATCGCTTCTTTTAGCGGTGGTCAGAAGAAAAAGGTCTTGATCGCCAAAAGCTTATGTGAACAAGCTCATTTGCATGTGTGGGACGAACCACTCAACTTTATCGACGTCATTTCAAGGATGCAGATTGAAGAACTGCTGCTGGAGCATTCGCCAACGATCCTTTTCGTGGAGCACGACAGCGAGTTTTGCAAACATATCGCAACTAAAATTGTGGAATTGAACGTTTAA
- a CDS encoding glutamate ligase domain-containing protein — MKTFQELRGYSKKHFVLGDMLELGDQEKEFHRFIGKNLDPLKINYVYTFGALSSFIALEAEKKFPIGSVETYMDKMELAKALNSMIKKNDVILLKASRGNTNRFNYYDINEWSTIPAVSRYRQSRSVNGQISLKGKIKISLYA, encoded by the coding sequence ATAAAGACTTTTCAAGAACTAAGAGGTTATAGCAAAAAGCATTTCGTTTTAGGGGATATGCTCGAACTCGGTGACCAAGAGAAAGAGTTTCATCGATTCATTGGCAAAAACCTTGATCCGCTTAAAATAAATTATGTATATACATTCGGTGCTCTAAGTAGCTTTATTGCATTAGAAGCCGAAAAGAAATTTCCAATTGGCTCTGTAGAGACATATATGGATAAAATGGAGTTGGCTAAAGCCTTAAATAGTATGATCAAGAAAAATGATGTGATTTTGTTAAAAGCATCAAGAGGGAATACAAATCGATTCAATTATTACGATATTAATGAATGGAGCACAATACCGGCTGTCAGCAGATATCGTCAGTCGCGTTCCGTTAACGGGCAGATTAGCTTAAAAGGGAAGATTAAAATTAGTCTATATGCATGA
- a CDS encoding Nif3-like dinuclear metal center hexameric protein produces MIITVQTVLDRLIEPVGQLEPTVDTLKSGRLNAEVRKVAVVFMATYAVIKQAVESGVDLIITHEPTYYNHMDEVEWLEGDPVYEKKRMLIEESGISIFRLHDYVHRYQPDGILVGMLKMLEWEAYTNIEEMNLLTLPTDEQHTVRTIVTHLKNIFKVDSMLVVGDPEMPVRRFGLMPGASGGRSHIQYLESRNIDLLIVGETNEWETNEYVRDATDMGLSKALIIMGHQNSEEAGMLTVVEMVREALPDLQVDFIASPLALKRI; encoded by the coding sequence ATGATCATTACTGTACAGACCGTACTGGATCGCCTCATCGAACCAGTTGGCCAACTGGAACCGACCGTCGATACGCTAAAGAGCGGACGCTTGAATGCAGAGGTACGTAAAGTAGCCGTTGTATTCATGGCGACTTATGCTGTAATCAAGCAAGCGGTTGAATCGGGTGTTGATCTGATAATCACTCACGAGCCGACTTACTATAATCATATGGATGAAGTTGAATGGTTGGAAGGGGACCCCGTGTATGAAAAGAAACGAATGCTCATCGAGGAGTCAGGGATATCGATCTTCCGACTACACGATTATGTCCACAGATACCAGCCAGACGGCATACTGGTTGGCATGCTAAAGATGCTGGAATGGGAAGCTTACACTAATATAGAGGAAATGAACCTGCTTACGCTCCCCACAGATGAGCAGCATACCGTCCGAACCATAGTCACTCATCTGAAAAATATATTCAAAGTCGATAGCATGCTCGTGGTCGGAGATCCGGAAATGCCAGTGAGACGATTTGGACTGATGCCTGGTGCGTCAGGTGGCCGTTCGCATATCCAATACTTGGAGAGCAGAAATATCGATCTCCTCATCGTTGGTGAGACGAATGAATGGGAGACGAATGAATATGTGAGAGATGCCACGGATATGGGACTTTCAAAGGCGCTGATTATTATGGGTCATCAGAACAGCGAAGAGGCAGGCATGCTAACTGTCGTGGAGATGGTGCGTGAAGCACTCCCCGATCTTCAAGTGGATTTTATCGCAAGTCCTCTTGCGTTAAAGCGCATATGA
- a CDS encoding S-layer homology domain-containing protein, giving the protein MSIGAIVGGAAVTEAASSSTNAAAATSETLIIPVEADKFTDQYGNYPDGLDVNGEPNILLVGYERDQSGDYGAANAALRFDLSNVPSGSKIESVKLKIYVKSVQKGGDIPYIDLWGSYNDNWNEDSSISFPSAHEAIIVKDRDVIENTWKAFDVTQFIKNRLSDQSMKATFVLKGRQTAPPAPLMYQSQILFYDKMKFPYRSQLEIIYTTLPINSPPTDITLSPNTIAENNKAGDRIGTLLAVDPEAGDTFTYSFASSAPFNIVGNTLLAAQVFDYETKSSYPVNIRVTDSAGNTFDKLLTVRITDVNEPPTDITLSSNTITENNQIGDTVGTLSATDPDTGDTFTYSLTPATSAPFTIVGNMLKAAQVFDYETQSSYLVSIRVTDSAGNTFDKLLTVRITDVNEPPTDITMSSNTITENNQIGDTVGTLSATDPDTADTFTYSLTPATSAPFTILGNMLKAAQVFDYETQSSYPVSIRVTDAAGNTFDKRFTVEIVDLNEPPTTATITINQGAVVTSSTNVSLELGHNDPDAAMPEFRFTNDAGGTWSAWTPFMTPVSWTLLDGDGTKTVYMELRDGTGIVLQASDSIVLDTTPPVVTGVMNSETYGSNVTIAFNEGTATLNGRPFNSGTNVSGDGDYVLVVTDAAGNTTTIIFTIDKISPAKSEISTKDATLVADGTSQTTVKVALRTSQGKPITTGGARVKIQSTLGTVGPVTDHQDGTYTVRLTAPSTPGEATIRASVDDNFIAATTEVRFTPWEVSLSRSTIITSDQVVRADGTRKASVRVSLKDERGVPIPGRQVQVQVDGGRSVIQAVYEMTNNDGVALFEVSNTAAERVTYSASERGGQPLDQTISITYTYDQPPSIVLQPDPSTPTFDSVSIAVTTAVYGAYNQIASVKWAQGSRDIAYFQHDGSEFIDRFSVLENGIYSVYARDAEGNENVSWIDIQNITAKSSNANLSSWQLSGTGGLLSIPFDPDITHYKAKASHAITGLKMSFTTADAYAVVYVNGMQVPSNVPPSEYTLVTGNNKFEINVKAQDGTLKTYRLEVNREGTETSIPSGPSSPSYSVSPSLPEKPANGVAIKINGRQVTGAATSRLEKDGSQSVEVLVARDMIISALDGQQFTMPSSILAITVANDQAGSVILRLPSDVVALLGNKVKTVALRTTIGNVDLPLTELVERNLGASGTESRIIIRPGSATELPGLKDAVVKIGASILGVPVHFELQMAQQGVVTDNITRFNQNVERVIFLPKDIDGKATTVAIWDPKRGIQPVPTSFRTVDGKQAAVIWSQSNSVVVLVSKSSTFVDTQGHWAMNEIAALSDRLIVQGVNANQFMPNKSITRAEFAALLARVLGLQEPDNGTAESFSDVPRSSWFSSAVHTVSANDMMNGLADGRFGPNLEITRQEAIVTIVRAMSFLQAASEEDNPADLSKYTDRDQVSPWASEAIRTAIAAGLIEGTGKQLEPQEQLTRAETSVLIYRLMQTSSRFAGEAGR; this is encoded by the coding sequence GTGAGCATAGGAGCGATCGTTGGCGGGGCCGCCGTGACGGAAGCGGCATCTTCAAGTACGAATGCTGCTGCTGCAACTAGCGAAACACTAATCATTCCAGTTGAAGCAGATAAATTCACGGATCAGTATGGCAATTATCCGGATGGATTGGATGTCAATGGCGAGCCGAATATCCTTTTGGTTGGTTATGAACGAGATCAATCAGGGGATTACGGTGCCGCCAATGCAGCGCTCCGATTTGATTTAAGCAATGTACCTTCCGGAAGTAAAATTGAGTCTGTGAAATTGAAGATCTATGTAAAAAGCGTGCAGAAGGGTGGCGACATACCGTACATCGATCTATGGGGATCGTATAACGACAATTGGAATGAAGATTCCTCGATTAGTTTCCCTTCCGCTCATGAAGCAATTATCGTGAAAGATAGGGATGTCATTGAAAACACTTGGAAGGCCTTCGATGTAACCCAATTTATCAAAAATCGACTTTCGGATCAGAGTATGAAAGCGACATTTGTGTTAAAAGGCAGGCAGACTGCACCTCCGGCTCCATTGATGTATCAGTCTCAGATTTTGTTTTACGACAAAATGAAATTTCCTTACAGATCACAGTTAGAGATCATCTATACAACACTGCCAATAAATTCACCCCCAACGGATATTACGCTGTCTCCGAATACCATTGCGGAGAACAACAAAGCAGGGGACCGCATAGGTACGCTCTTGGCGGTTGACCCCGAAGCCGGCGATACATTTACTTACAGTTTTGCATCTTCGGCACCTTTCAACATCGTGGGCAATACATTGTTGGCAGCACAGGTATTCGACTATGAGACGAAGTCATCGTATCCGGTGAACATCCGGGTGACGGACTCAGCAGGAAATACCTTCGATAAACTCTTGACGGTGAGGATCACGGACGTGAATGAGCCGCCAACCGATATTACGTTGTCTTCCAATACGATTACGGAGAACAATCAGATAGGAGATACCGTAGGTACGCTCTCGGCAACAGATCCTGATACAGGAGATACATTTACGTACAGTCTAACGCCAGCAACTTCGGCGCCATTCACGATCGTGGGCAATATGCTGAAAGCAGCGCAGGTGTTCGACTATGAGACGCAGTCGTCCTATCTGGTGAGCATCCGGGTGACGGACTCAGCAGGAAATACCTTCGATAAACTCTTGACGGTGAGGATCACGGACGTGAATGAGCCGCCAACCGATATTACGATGTCTTCCAATACGATTACGGAGAACAATCAGATAGGAGATACCGTAGGTACGCTCTCGGCAACAGACCCTGATACAGCAGATACATTTACGTACAGTCTAACGCCAGCAACTTCGGCACCCTTCACGATCTTGGGCAATATGTTGAAAGCAGCGCAGGTGTTCGACTATGAGACGCAGTCGTCCTATCCGGTGAGCATCCGGGTAACGGATGCAGCGGGAAATACCTTCGATAAACGCTTTACCGTCGAGATCGTGGACTTGAATGAGCCACCGACAACGGCAACGATAACGATCAACCAGGGTGCCGTTGTGACAAGTTCAACGAACGTATCGCTCGAACTCGGCCATAACGATCCCGACGCAGCCATGCCGGAGTTCCGATTCACGAATGATGCGGGAGGCACCTGGTCGGCTTGGACACCGTTCATGACGCCTGTCAGCTGGACGCTCCTGGATGGGGATGGCACCAAAACCGTGTATATGGAGCTTCGCGACGGAACAGGGATCGTCTTACAAGCGAGCGACAGCATCGTGCTCGATACGACGCCGCCCGTCGTCACGGGGGTAATGAATAGCGAGACGTATGGGAGCAATGTGACCATTGCTTTTAACGAAGGGACCGCGACGCTAAATGGGAGACCCTTTAACAGCGGGACGAACGTAAGCGGCGACGGCGATTATGTGCTCGTCGTGACGGATGCGGCAGGGAATACGACGACCATCATCTTCACGATCGATAAAATCTCGCCAGCCAAGAGCGAAATTTCAACGAAAGATGCTACATTGGTCGCAGATGGAACAAGCCAGACGACTGTGAAGGTAGCGCTCCGCACCAGTCAGGGCAAGCCGATAACGACGGGAGGCGCAAGAGTCAAAATTCAATCGACGTTAGGAACGGTTGGACCCGTGACGGATCATCAGGATGGCACTTACACCGTAAGGCTCACAGCGCCGTCAACGCCAGGTGAGGCAACGATCCGAGCAAGCGTGGACGACAATTTTATTGCAGCGACCACTGAAGTTCGGTTCACACCATGGGAAGTAAGCCTCTCCCGATCGACGATCATCACCAGCGATCAGGTTGTACGGGCGGACGGAACGCGTAAGGCATCAGTTCGGGTGAGTTTGAAGGATGAGAGAGGAGTCCCGATTCCAGGAAGACAAGTACAGGTGCAAGTGGACGGCGGTCGATCCGTTATTCAAGCCGTGTATGAGATGACCAATAATGATGGTGTCGCGCTGTTCGAGGTCAGCAATACCGCAGCGGAACGCGTGACGTATTCGGCAAGCGAACGCGGGGGCCAGCCGTTGGATCAGACGATTAGCATTACATATACTTACGACCAGCCGCCAAGCATTGTGCTGCAGCCGGATCCGAGCACGCCAACCTTCGACAGCGTGAGCATTGCTGTCACGACAGCGGTCTATGGTGCATATAATCAGATTGCTTCCGTCAAATGGGCTCAAGGCAGCAGGGATATCGCCTATTTCCAGCATGATGGGTCTGAGTTCATCGATCGATTCTCCGTCTTGGAGAATGGAATATACTCGGTCTATGCGCGAGATGCCGAGGGGAACGAGAACGTGAGCTGGATTGACATTCAGAACATCACGGCGAAGAGTAGTAACGCCAATCTGTCAAGCTGGCAGCTATCCGGTACAGGCGGATTGTTATCCATTCCATTCGATCCGGATATAACTCATTACAAAGCGAAGGCCAGCCATGCCATAACGGGATTGAAAATGTCATTCACAACAGCGGACGCTTATGCCGTTGTCTATGTCAACGGCATGCAAGTCCCGAGCAACGTGCCGCCAAGCGAATATACGCTCGTCACGGGCAATAACAAGTTCGAGATTAACGTCAAAGCGCAAGACGGAACGTTGAAAACATATCGCCTTGAAGTGAATCGTGAAGGAACCGAAACCTCTATTCCTTCAGGACCATCGAGTCCATCATATAGCGTGTCTCCATCTTTGCCGGAGAAACCTGCGAATGGTGTGGCGATCAAGATCAACGGACGCCAAGTGACTGGGGCTGCCACATCCCGGTTAGAGAAAGACGGTTCACAATCGGTTGAGGTGCTTGTAGCACGAGATATGATCATCAGCGCACTTGATGGGCAGCAATTCACTATGCCGAGCAGCATTCTGGCGATTACGGTAGCGAACGATCAAGCAGGATCAGTCATTCTGCGTCTCCCAAGCGATGTCGTCGCTCTACTAGGGAACAAGGTCAAAACCGTTGCCTTGAGAACAACCATCGGAAATGTTGACTTGCCGCTCACAGAGCTGGTTGAACGAAACCTCGGAGCGTCAGGGACTGAGTCTAGAATCATCATCAGACCGGGGAGCGCAACGGAGTTACCAGGTTTGAAGGATGCCGTAGTGAAGATTGGGGCTAGCATTCTCGGTGTCCCCGTACATTTCGAACTTCAAATGGCGCAACAAGGCGTGGTTACCGACAACATCACGCGCTTCAATCAGAACGTCGAGCGCGTAATCTTCTTGCCGAAGGATATCGATGGGAAGGCAACGACGGTCGCAATTTGGGATCCGAAGCGAGGTATCCAGCCAGTCCCGACGTCGTTCAGGACGGTTGACGGTAAGCAAGCTGCCGTGATCTGGAGTCAATCGAACAGCGTGGTTGTGCTTGTCTCCAAATCGTCCACTTTTGTGGATACGCAAGGTCATTGGGCGATGAATGAGATCGCCGCGTTAAGCGATCGCCTGATCGTACAAGGTGTTAACGCGAACCAGTTCATGCCGAATAAGTCGATTACGCGAGCCGAATTCGCTGCTTTATTGGCTAGAGTGCTAGGACTGCAGGAACCGGATAACGGAACTGCCGAAAGCTTCAGTGACGTTCCTCGTTCGAGTTGGTTCAGTAGTGCCGTTCACACAGTAAGCGCAAATGATATGATGAATGGACTCGCGGATGGCCGCTTCGGTCCAAACCTTGAGATTACGCGGCAGGAAGCGATTGTAACGATCGTGCGCGCCATGAGCTTCCTACAAGCGGCATCCGAAGAAGATAATCCGGCAGATTTATCCAAATACACCGATCGCGATCAAGTCAGTCCTTGGGCTAGCGAAGCGATCCGAACAGCTATTGCTGCCGGGCTGATCGAGGGAACTGGCAAGCAACTGGAACCACAGGAGCAATTGACGCGCGCCGAGACATCGGTTCTCATCTATCGATTGATGCAGACCAGCAGTCGATTTGCTGGAGAAGCAGGTCGTTAA
- a CDS encoding alpha/beta fold hydrolase, with the protein MMASIFRSKVGKQKIMNAYSKIIAEWPVENKQHRISTSHGETFVIESGSPEYPALVLLHESLSNSFSWIGDVALLSERFHVFSIDLIGEAGFSDESRPPYKSGAYEQWLGEVLTRLGVEQCSIAGVSLGGWIALRYATLHPDKVNKLIVLCPGGLAMQRRDFLIRALLHKISARGNKSKEIGGVLGMDTRNPEEADNMRKALEFVLLITKYEKPRFATFPVFSGAELTRLTMPILVIFGDRDFLFNAEKSIDRIRQFASNVTSVLLPGVGHAILGQTARINDFLIRNDSKI; encoded by the coding sequence ATGATGGCTTCGATCTTTAGGAGCAAAGTAGGCAAACAGAAAATTATGAATGCATATAGCAAAATTATTGCCGAGTGGCCTGTCGAAAATAAACAGCATCGAATTTCGACTTCACATGGCGAAACGTTCGTCATTGAATCCGGAAGTCCGGAATATCCCGCGTTAGTGTTGCTTCACGAGAGTTTGTCGAATTCTTTTAGTTGGATTGGCGATGTTGCGCTGCTTAGCGAACGATTTCATGTGTTCTCTATCGACCTGATCGGTGAAGCTGGCTTTTCTGATGAAAGTCGGCCGCCCTATAAAAGCGGTGCATATGAGCAGTGGTTGGGGGAAGTATTAACTCGGCTTGGCGTTGAGCAATGCTCTATTGCAGGTGTATCTCTTGGCGGTTGGATAGCGTTACGGTACGCGACACTTCATCCTGACAAGGTTAACAAACTCATTGTTCTATGTCCCGGTGGACTTGCTATGCAACGGCGTGACTTTTTAATCCGTGCGCTGCTCCATAAAATTTCTGCTCGTGGAAACAAGTCGAAGGAAATCGGAGGCGTGCTGGGCATGGACACTAGAAATCCGGAAGAAGCTGACAACATGCGCAAAGCGCTTGAATTTGTTCTACTGATTACGAAATATGAGAAACCGCGTTTTGCGACGTTTCCAGTGTTCAGTGGTGCTGAGCTCACCCGGCTTACGATGCCGATACTCGTAATATTCGGCGACAGAGATTTTCTCTTCAACGCTGAAAAAAGCATCGACCGAATACGGCAATTCGCTTCGAACGTCACTTCTGTTCTTCTACCCGGAGTGGGCCATGCAATACTGGGGCAAACAGCGAGAATAAATGATTTTTTAATCCGCAATGACTCGAAAATATGA
- a CDS encoding aminoglycoside phosphotransferase family protein yields MNLIQTIISRFNLQVKSIDHVPESFSSQVYQLNLTNGETVFAKIPYNRDKLYREYRMLEMLSEVVPVPRVLDLWSGDDFISGALLLSQIQGMPCTGKIDDELAFQIGRYHAKLHEVEMPGYGVEGIDGYQFLNQNNWRLYIKNNFEKFIEPCKDVLERGLFEKCIDHFERVFSRLPHPDGPCVVHMDFRPGNILINNNEVVGIIDFESARGGSSEIDFTKMNRYVWEVNPRSRSAYQEGYSTIRPLIELETILPFYDFYDAFSAVVWCKNRGIEKNKAFLQESIATLQKCVDC; encoded by the coding sequence TTGAACTTAATACAAACGATCATAAGTAGGTTTAACCTTCAAGTTAAAAGTATAGATCATGTTCCTGAGTCCTTTAGTTCTCAAGTATACCAACTGAATCTTACAAATGGGGAAACTGTATTTGCGAAGATCCCTTATAACAGGGATAAACTGTATCGTGAATATCGTATGCTTGAAATGTTGAGCGAGGTAGTACCGGTTCCAAGAGTATTAGATCTCTGGAGCGGGGATGACTTCATTTCGGGCGCCTTACTTTTATCGCAAATCCAAGGAATGCCGTGCACTGGTAAAATCGACGACGAGCTGGCATTTCAAATTGGACGATATCATGCCAAGCTGCATGAAGTGGAAATGCCGGGGTATGGTGTTGAAGGTATAGACGGTTATCAATTTCTTAATCAGAACAATTGGAGGCTATACATAAAAAATAACTTTGAAAAGTTCATAGAACCTTGTAAGGATGTCCTTGAGAGAGGACTTTTCGAAAAGTGTATTGATCATTTTGAGCGCGTCTTCTCACGATTACCTCATCCTGATGGACCTTGTGTTGTTCATATGGACTTCCGACCTGGTAATATCCTTATAAATAATAATGAGGTCGTTGGCATTATTGACTTTGAAAGTGCTCGTGGTGGATCCTCTGAAATAGATTTCACAAAAATGAATCGATATGTCTGGGAAGTAAATCCTCGAAGTAGAAGCGCATATCAAGAGGGGTATTCAACAATTCGCCCCTTAATAGAATTGGAGACAATACTTCCTTTTTATGATTTTTATGATGCTTTTAGTGCTGTTGTCTGGTGTAAAAATAGGGGGATTGAAAAAAATAAAGCGTTCCTGCAAGAAAGTATTGCTACATTGCAGAAATGCGTTGATTGTTGA